One genomic segment of Pseudomonas fortuita includes these proteins:
- the astA gene encoding arginine N-succinyltransferase, with protein sequence MIVRPVRSSDLPALIELARSTGTTGLTTLPANEERLGHRVGWAEKSFRGEAERGDTDYLFVLENDEGLVVGISAIAGAVGLREPWYNYRVGLTVSASQELKIYREIPTLFLANDLTGNSELCSLFLRSDYRSGLNGRLLSRARMLFIAEFPELFGKKIIAEMRGMSDEHGRSPFWESLGRHFFKMEFSQADYLTGVGNKSFIAELMPKFPLYTCFLSEAAREVIGRVHVDTEPALAMLKQEGFNYQGYVDIFDAGPAIECDTAKIRAVRESQTLVLAVGTPGDDATPYIIHNRKRDDCRITAAPARLAAGTLVVDPLTAKRLRMGAGDNVRAVPLSASREAQ encoded by the coding sequence ATGATCGTTCGTCCTGTACGCAGCAGCGATTTGCCTGCGTTGATCGAATTGGCACGCAGCACCGGCACCACCGGGCTGACCACGCTGCCGGCCAACGAAGAACGCTTGGGGCATCGCGTTGGCTGGGCGGAAAAGAGCTTCCGTGGCGAAGCCGAGCGTGGCGACACCGACTACCTGTTCGTGCTGGAAAACGACGAAGGCCTGGTGGTGGGCATCAGTGCCATCGCGGGTGCCGTCGGCCTGCGCGAGCCGTGGTACAACTACCGGGTCGGCTTGACCGTCAGCGCCTCGCAGGAGCTGAAGATCTATCGCGAAATCCCCACCCTGTTCCTCGCCAACGACCTGACCGGCAACTCTGAACTGTGCTCGCTGTTTCTGCGCAGCGACTACCGCTCCGGGCTCAATGGCCGCCTGCTGTCGCGCGCGCGCATGCTGTTCATTGCCGAGTTCCCGGAGCTGTTCGGCAAAAAGATCATCGCCGAAATGCGTGGCATGTCCGACGAGCATGGCCGTTCGCCTTTCTGGGAAAGCCTTGGCCGGCATTTCTTCAAGATGGAGTTCAGCCAGGCGGACTACCTGACCGGCGTAGGCAACAAGTCGTTCATCGCCGAGCTGATGCCCAAGTTCCCGCTGTACACCTGCTTCCTGTCCGAGGCGGCGCGCGAGGTGATCGGCCGCGTGCACGTCGACACCGAGCCGGCGCTGGCCATGCTCAAGCAGGAAGGTTTCAACTATCAGGGCTATGTCGACATCTTCGACGCAGGCCCCGCCATCGAGTGTGATACCGCCAAGATCCGCGCCGTGCGCGAGAGCCAGACCTTGGTGCTGGCAGTCGGCACGCCGGGCGATGACGCCACCCCTTACATCATCCACAACCGCAAACGCGACGATTGCCGCATCACTGCCGCTCCGGCGCGGCTGGCCGCCGGTACCCTGGTGGTCGACCCGTTGACCGCCAAGCGTCTGCGCATGGGGGCTGGCGACAACGTGCGTGCCGTGCCGCTGTCGGCCAGCCGGGAGGCCCAATAA